One region of Bubalus bubalis isolate 160015118507 breed Murrah chromosome 15, NDDB_SH_1, whole genome shotgun sequence genomic DNA includes:
- the SLC25A32 gene encoding mitochondrial folate transporter/carrier isoform X1, protein MTGQGQSASGLSAWSSTIFRHVRYETLVAGVSGGVLSNLALHPLDLVKIRFAVSDGLELRPKYKGILHCLTTIWKLDGLRGLYQGVTPNVWGAGLSWGLYFFFYNAIKSYKTEGRAERLEATEYLISAAEAGAMTLCITNPLWVTKTRLMLQYDSVVNASQRQYKGMFDTLVKIYKYEGVRGLYKGFIPGLFGTSHGALQFMAYELLKLKYNQHINRLPEAQLSTVEYISVAALSKIFAVAATYPYQVIRARLQDQHMFYNGVLDVMTKTWRKEGISGFYKGIAPNLIRVTPACCITFVVYENVSHFLLGLRKDDIN, encoded by the exons ATGACAGGCCAGGGCCAGTCGGCGTCCGGCTTGTCGGCGTGGAGCAGCACAATATTCCGCCACGTCCGCTACGAGACTCTGGTGGCGGGCGTGAGCGGCGGGGTCCTTTCCAACCTCGCGCTGCACCCGCTTGACCTCGTGAAGATCCGCTTCGCCG TGAGTGACGGATTGGAATTGAGACCAAAATATAAAGGAATTTTGCATTGCTTGACCACCATTTGGAAACTTGATGGACTACGGGGACTTTACCAAGGAGTAACCCCAAATGTGTGGGGTGCAGGTTTATCCTGGGGACTCTACTTTTTTTT TTACAATGCCATCAAGTCATATAAGACAGAAGGCAGAGCTGAACGGTTAGAGGCAACAGAATATCTCATCTCAGCTGCTGAAGCTG GAGCCATGACCCTCTGCATCACCAACCCACTATGGGTAACAAAAACTCGCCTCATGTTACAGTATGATAGTGTTGTTAATGCTTCACAGCGGCAGTATAAAGGAATGTTTGATACACTTGTGAAAATATATAAGTATGAAGGTGTGCGTGGATTGTATAAG gGGTTTATTCCAGGGTTGTTTGGAACATCACATGGTGCCCTTCAGTTTATGGCATATGAATTATTGAAGTTGAAATACAACCAACATATCAATAGATTACCAGAAGCACAATTG AGCACAGTAGAATATATATCGGTTGCAGCACTATCCAAAATATTTGCTGTGGCAGCAACATACCCTTACCAGGTTATAAGAGCTCGTCTGCAAGATCAGCATATGTTTTACAATGGTGTATTGGATGTAATGACAAAGACATGGAG GAAAGAAGGCATCAGTGGATTTTACAAAGGGATTGCCCCCAATTTGATTCGAGTGACTCCAGCCTGCTGTATTACCTTTGTGGTATATGAAAATGTCTCACATTTTTTACTTGGCCTTAGAAAAGACGACATAAACTAA
- the SLC25A32 gene encoding mitochondrial folate transporter/carrier isoform X2: protein MAPPAPLPETTLNISASIIALNCFCEHLCFIWIYFVHPLAKCVLSYNAIKSYKTEGRAERLEATEYLISAAEAGAMTLCITNPLWVTKTRLMLQYDSVVNASQRQYKGMFDTLVKIYKYEGVRGLYKGFIPGLFGTSHGALQFMAYELLKLKYNQHINRLPEAQLSTVEYISVAALSKIFAVAATYPYQVIRARLQDQHMFYNGVLDVMTKTWRKEGISGFYKGIAPNLIRVTPACCITFVVYENVSHFLLGLRKDDIN, encoded by the exons ATGGCACCGCCAGCTCCTCTCCCGGAAACTACACTCAACATCTCAGCGTCAATCATAGCTTTGAACTGcttctgtgagcatctgtgctttatctgGATTTATTTTGTGCATCCTTTAGCAAAGTGCGTGTTAAG TTACAATGCCATCAAGTCATATAAGACAGAAGGCAGAGCTGAACGGTTAGAGGCAACAGAATATCTCATCTCAGCTGCTGAAGCTG GAGCCATGACCCTCTGCATCACCAACCCACTATGGGTAACAAAAACTCGCCTCATGTTACAGTATGATAGTGTTGTTAATGCTTCACAGCGGCAGTATAAAGGAATGTTTGATACACTTGTGAAAATATATAAGTATGAAGGTGTGCGTGGATTGTATAAG gGGTTTATTCCAGGGTTGTTTGGAACATCACATGGTGCCCTTCAGTTTATGGCATATGAATTATTGAAGTTGAAATACAACCAACATATCAATAGATTACCAGAAGCACAATTG AGCACAGTAGAATATATATCGGTTGCAGCACTATCCAAAATATTTGCTGTGGCAGCAACATACCCTTACCAGGTTATAAGAGCTCGTCTGCAAGATCAGCATATGTTTTACAATGGTGTATTGGATGTAATGACAAAGACATGGAG GAAAGAAGGCATCAGTGGATTTTACAAAGGGATTGCCCCCAATTTGATTCGAGTGACTCCAGCCTGCTGTATTACCTTTGTGGTATATGAAAATGTCTCACATTTTTTACTTGGCCTTAGAAAAGACGACATAAACTAA